The Pyrococcus horikoshii OT3 genome includes a window with the following:
- a CDS encoding M20/M25/M40 family metallo-hydrolase, producing the protein MSMIEKLKKFTQIPGISGYEERIREEIIREIKDFADYKVDAIGNLIVELGEGEERILFMAHMDEIGLLITGITDEGKLRFRKVGGIDDRLLYGRHVNVVTEKGILDGVIGATPPHLSLERDKSVIPWYDLVIDIGAESKEEALELVKPLDFAVFKKHFSVLNGKYVSTRGLDDRFGVVALIEAIKDLVDHELEGKVIFAFTVQEEVGLKGAKFLANHYYPQYAFAIDSFACCSPLTGDVKLGKGPVIRAVDNSAIYSRDLARKVWSIAEKNGIEIQIGVTGGGTDASAFQDRSKTLALSVPIKYLHSEVETLHLNDLEKLVKLIEALAFEL; encoded by the coding sequence ATGTCAATGATAGAGAAGCTTAAGAAGTTCACTCAAATTCCAGGAATTTCGGGTTACGAGGAAAGAATTAGGGAAGAGATAATTAGGGAGATTAAAGATTTCGCAGATTACAAGGTCGACGCGATCGGGAACTTAATAGTAGAGCTAGGCGAGGGAGAGGAAAGGATACTCTTCATGGCCCATATGGATGAGATAGGGTTACTCATAACTGGGATAACCGATGAGGGTAAGTTAAGGTTCAGGAAGGTAGGGGGCATAGATGATAGACTACTCTACGGAAGGCACGTAAACGTAGTTACCGAGAAGGGAATATTGGATGGCGTTATAGGGGCAACTCCTCCCCATTTAAGTCTGGAAAGGGATAAAAGCGTGATCCCATGGTACGATTTAGTTATAGACATAGGTGCTGAGAGCAAGGAAGAGGCCCTTGAGCTTGTGAAGCCCCTAGACTTCGCGGTCTTTAAAAAGCACTTCTCAGTACTTAATGGAAAGTACGTGAGTACGAGGGGTCTAGACGATCGCTTTGGCGTTGTAGCATTAATAGAGGCCATAAAGGATCTAGTGGATCACGAACTTGAAGGGAAGGTAATCTTTGCATTTACAGTCCAAGAGGAGGTAGGGCTTAAGGGAGCTAAATTCCTGGCGAATCATTATTACCCCCAATACGCCTTTGCAATAGACTCCTTCGCCTGCTGTAGTCCCCTTACCGGAGACGTCAAGCTAGGGAAGGGGCCCGTGATAAGGGCCGTTGATAATTCTGCTATATATTCCAGGGATCTAGCTAGGAAGGTCTGGAGCATAGCAGAAAAGAATGGGATAGAGATACAAATCGGAGTTACGGGTGGAGGGACGGATGCCTCTGCCTTTCAAGATAGGAGTAAAACCCTAGCATTGAGCGTTCCGATAAAGTATTTACATAGCGAAGTTGAGACGCTACACTTAAATGACCTGGAGAAGTTAGTGAAGCTTATTGAAGCTTTAGCATTTGAGCTCTAG
- a CDS encoding NAD(P)-dependent oxidoreductase → MRPKVGVLLKMKREALEELKKYADVEIILYPSGEELKGVIGRFDGIIVSPTTKITREVLENAERLKVISCHSAGYDNIDLEEATKRGIYVTKVSGLLSEAVAEFTVGLIINLMRKIHYADKFIRRGEWESHAKIWTGFKRIESLYGKKVGILGMGAIGKAIARRLIPFGVKLYYWSRHRKVNVEKELKARYMDIDELLEKSDIVILALPLTRDTYHIINEERVKKLEGKYLVNIGRGALVDEKAVTEAIKQGKLKGYATDVFEKEPVREHELFKYEWETVLTPHYAGLALEAQEDVGFRAVENLLKVLRGEVPEDLVNKEVLEVRPIENVKML, encoded by the coding sequence ATGAGACCCAAAGTTGGGGTCCTGCTGAAGATGAAGAGGGAGGCCCTTGAAGAGCTAAAGAAATATGCTGACGTTGAGATAATCCTTTATCCTTCGGGAGAAGAGCTTAAAGGCGTTATAGGTAGATTCGACGGAATAATAGTATCTCCAACCACGAAGATAACAAGGGAAGTTCTTGAAAATGCTGAAAGGTTGAAGGTGATAAGCTGTCACTCAGCGGGTTACGATAATATTGATCTAGAGGAAGCAACAAAGAGGGGAATCTACGTGACAAAGGTCTCCGGGCTCTTAAGTGAGGCCGTGGCCGAATTTACCGTGGGGCTCATTATAAACCTAATGAGGAAAATTCATTACGCCGATAAGTTCATAAGAAGGGGAGAATGGGAGAGTCACGCAAAGATATGGACTGGCTTTAAGAGAATTGAAAGCCTGTACGGAAAGAAGGTTGGAATTCTCGGAATGGGAGCTATAGGGAAAGCTATAGCCAGAAGGTTAATCCCCTTCGGGGTGAAGCTATACTATTGGTCTAGGCATAGGAAGGTCAACGTGGAAAAGGAGCTCAAGGCCAGGTACATGGATATAGATGAATTGCTGGAGAAGAGCGATATTGTAATACTCGCGCTCCCCCTCACAAGAGATACCTACCATATAATAAACGAGGAAAGGGTGAAAAAGCTCGAAGGAAAATATCTTGTTAATATCGGAAGGGGAGCGTTGGTTGATGAGAAAGCGGTTACTGAAGCAATAAAGCAGGGAAAGCTAAAGGGTTACGCCACGGATGTCTTTGAAAAGGAACCAGTTAGGGAGCATGAGCTCTTCAAGTATGAGTGGGAAACTGTTTTAACCCCTCACTACGCTGGACTCGCCTTGGAAGCCCAGGAGGACGTTGGATTTAGGGCCGTTGAAAACCTTCTTAAGGTGTTGAGGGGAGAGGTACCAGAGGATCTCGTCAACAAGGAGGTTCTCGAGGTAAGGCCCATAGAGAATGTTAAGATGCTCTAG
- the glmD gene encoding glucosamine-6-phosphate deaminase — MKTLIEIKQTPDGIIKADKVFNKVKDKISLPNRILYLGCGSSHFLSKLLAMVTNMHGGLGIALPCSEFLYSKETYPIGEVELAVGISRSGETTEILLALEKINVKKLGITTRESSLTRMCDYSLVVPAIEESVVMTHSFTSFYFAYLQLLRYSYGLPPLNAGEISKATEKSLEYERYIREIVESFDFQNIIFLGSGLLYPVALEASLKMKEMSIFWSEAYPTFEVRHGFKAIADEKTLVVLMVEEPFEWHEKLVKEFKNQGAKVLVISNSPQDLGQDYSIELPRLSKDANPIPYLPIVQLLSYYKAVSRGLNPDNPRFLDKVVRW; from the coding sequence ATGAAAACGCTAATTGAGATTAAGCAAACGCCTGATGGGATAATTAAAGCTGATAAGGTATTTAATAAGGTAAAAGATAAGATAAGCCTACCGAATAGAATCCTGTACTTAGGGTGTGGCTCTTCACACTTCCTTTCCAAGCTCTTGGCAATGGTTACTAACATGCACGGAGGCCTAGGGATAGCGTTACCATGTTCCGAGTTTCTTTACTCTAAGGAAACTTATCCGATAGGAGAGGTAGAGCTTGCGGTAGGAATATCGAGGTCAGGGGAAACCACAGAGATCTTATTGGCCTTAGAGAAAATTAACGTCAAGAAACTTGGAATTACTACACGTGAAAGCTCCTTGACGAGAATGTGTGATTATTCTCTGGTAGTTCCAGCCATTGAAGAGAGCGTTGTGATGACGCACTCATTTACATCCTTCTACTTTGCATACCTCCAGTTGTTAAGATACTCCTATGGACTTCCACCTTTAAATGCTGGAGAGATCTCAAAAGCAACGGAGAAAAGCCTGGAATACGAAAGATACATAAGGGAGATAGTTGAGAGCTTTGACTTCCAAAACATTATCTTTCTGGGCTCAGGATTGTTATATCCCGTAGCTCTAGAGGCAAGTCTGAAAATGAAGGAGATGTCAATATTCTGGAGTGAGGCTTACCCAACCTTTGAGGTGAGGCACGGCTTTAAGGCCATAGCTGATGAAAAAACTCTAGTTGTGCTAATGGTTGAGGAGCCTTTTGAGTGGCATGAAAAGCTTGTAAAGGAGTTCAAGAACCAGGGGGCAAAGGTGCTAGTAATCTCAAATTCTCCCCAGGATCTTGGACAGGACTATTCTATAGAACTTCCCAGACTCAGTAAAGATGCGAATCCAATTCCCTACCTCCCTATAGTTCAGCTTCTCTCCTACTATAAAGCGGTAAGCCGTGGATTAAATCCCGATAATCCCAGGTTTTTGGACAAGGTTGTAAGGTGGTAG
- the glmA gene encoding exo-beta-D-glucosaminidase has protein sequence MKVQHDGRLYSLDDERIVVYGGTLQYFRVPRNYWEDRLRKMKSHGLNTVETYIAWNWHEPQEGVFDFTGETHPQRDLIGFLELAQKLGLYVIIRPGPYICGEWKNGGIPDWLINSHPEILAKSPNGSFPRDVYYPPITYLHPTYLEYAMKWYEEVLPIIRDYLYSNGGSIISVTIDDEPSYWETIFQPFLTDYNEIIVRENGIWHSWLKENYSLGDLEERYGERFSDYTEIAPPKSFSEPLPKVLDWHHFKIWMINEYVRRLYEKIREYVDVPISLLDPYLLLAAWKEFYLYVTRHKLDIHLWTEFWYSFYRTFDFKEDKLGHLYFKTGIYRYYVSKLKTPPLSIETQASLANVIEKDEAELLYALLPALGIHNLNYYLYVGGENPRGYESHNGVTWDVYSPIGLDGRERQHVEPIKWIGEFLKSNIDFVDSQFKARVAFGMYEPYEALNLWGYKPESFEESVNLNEYLFGERGLLTLLAMSNVPFDVIDLEISTLEEMLQYEQIWVYSLDFMSREVQEKLIKYVEEGGNLVILPTLPYLDENMKPCTRLRDFLGVEVERAKARDNMRLIPYLSVDAEGIDRMVVRNVAREVKGGEAIAWIGDKVVGTIVRKGKGSAVILGFRLQYYSSYHDMHRKFVDKILQLQGVKREVEVSNRDIIAIPRIHYLVLVNPRDEEVAGKVKYRGVEFEIKMKGRGVLFIPVDVEINGVKLVYATATPIGGGNRRIKFRNHLSDTSEIAIRDGRIRGVKGGYVLQEKGERVYVIRHERETFEIEF, from the coding sequence ATGAAAGTTCAACACGATGGAAGGTTGTACTCTCTGGATGATGAAAGGATTGTTGTATACGGAGGTACCCTTCAATACTTTAGGGTTCCCAGGAATTACTGGGAGGATAGGCTAAGAAAGATGAAGTCCCATGGATTGAACACGGTTGAGACGTACATTGCCTGGAACTGGCATGAGCCTCAGGAGGGGGTCTTTGATTTTACCGGTGAAACTCATCCTCAGAGGGACTTAATAGGGTTTCTGGAGTTAGCCCAAAAGCTTGGCCTTTACGTGATTATAAGGCCAGGCCCCTACATCTGTGGAGAATGGAAGAACGGTGGAATTCCGGATTGGTTGATTAACTCTCACCCCGAAATACTTGCGAAAAGTCCTAATGGGAGCTTTCCCAGGGATGTATACTATCCTCCAATTACCTATCTTCACCCTACGTATTTGGAGTATGCCATGAAGTGGTACGAGGAAGTTTTACCCATAATAAGAGACTACCTGTACTCCAATGGAGGGTCGATAATAAGTGTAACGATTGATGACGAACCCTCTTACTGGGAAACTATATTTCAACCATTCCTAACTGACTACAACGAAATAATAGTTAGGGAAAATGGGATCTGGCATTCCTGGCTTAAGGAGAACTACTCTTTAGGTGATTTGGAGGAAAGGTATGGGGAAAGGTTTTCAGACTATACGGAAATTGCACCACCAAAGTCTTTCTCTGAACCCCTTCCAAAGGTACTCGACTGGCACCACTTCAAGATATGGATGATCAACGAGTATGTGAGGAGGCTCTATGAGAAAATTAGGGAATACGTTGATGTTCCAATAAGCCTCTTGGATCCATACTTGTTGCTAGCTGCTTGGAAGGAGTTTTACCTCTACGTGACCAGGCATAAGCTTGACATCCATCTATGGACTGAGTTCTGGTATTCGTTCTACAGGACGTTTGACTTCAAGGAAGACAAGCTCGGTCACCTTTACTTTAAGACTGGAATTTACAGGTACTACGTAAGCAAGCTTAAGACTCCTCCCCTAAGCATAGAGACCCAAGCTTCCCTCGCCAACGTCATAGAGAAAGATGAAGCCGAGCTCCTCTATGCGCTCCTTCCAGCGCTTGGAATTCACAACCTTAACTACTACCTCTACGTTGGTGGCGAGAATCCGAGGGGATATGAATCCCACAATGGTGTTACGTGGGATGTGTACTCTCCAATAGGGTTGGATGGAAGGGAGAGGCAGCACGTAGAGCCGATAAAATGGATCGGTGAGTTCTTGAAGTCTAATATAGATTTCGTAGATTCCCAATTCAAAGCGAGAGTAGCATTTGGAATGTATGAACCCTACGAAGCCCTTAACCTCTGGGGGTACAAACCGGAAAGCTTCGAGGAAAGCGTGAACCTTAACGAATACCTCTTTGGGGAAAGGGGTTTGCTGACCCTCTTAGCTATGAGCAACGTTCCATTTGATGTCATAGACCTCGAGATTTCTACCCTGGAGGAGATGCTTCAGTACGAGCAGATCTGGGTTTACAGTTTGGATTTCATGAGCAGAGAGGTTCAAGAAAAACTCATTAAGTATGTCGAGGAAGGAGGGAACTTAGTGATATTACCAACCCTCCCGTACCTAGACGAGAACATGAAGCCATGTACAAGGCTAAGGGATTTCCTTGGGGTTGAGGTTGAGAGGGCTAAAGCCAGGGATAACATGAGGTTAATTCCATACCTCAGCGTTGATGCAGAGGGAATAGATAGGATGGTTGTTAGGAACGTCGCTAGGGAAGTTAAGGGAGGGGAAGCAATAGCATGGATTGGAGACAAAGTTGTAGGTACAATCGTGAGGAAAGGAAAGGGTTCCGCGGTAATCCTTGGATTCAGACTTCAATACTACTCGAGCTACCATGATATGCATAGAAAGTTCGTCGATAAGATACTTCAGCTTCAGGGTGTTAAAAGGGAAGTTGAAGTATCTAATAGGGATATAATAGCTATTCCAAGGATCCACTACCTGGTTCTGGTGAACCCTAGGGATGAGGAGGTAGCTGGAAAGGTTAAGTATAGGGGAGTTGAATTCGAGATTAAAATGAAGGGTAGAGGGGTTCTCTTCATTCCGGTTGACGTTGAGATCAACGGAGTCAAATTAGTCTACGCCACGGCCACTCCCATAGGAGGTGGAAATAGGAGAATTAAGTTCAGAAACCATCTCTCGGATACGAGTGAAATTGCCATTAGGGATGGAAGGATCAGGGGTGTTAAGGGAGGGTACGTACTCCAGGAAAAGGGTGAAAGGGTTTACGTGATAAGGCACGAGAGGGAAACCTTTGAGATAGAATTTTAG
- a CDS encoding ABC transporter ATP-binding protein, translated as MLELEHVTKVFTSGLFGGYEVRAVDDVSFEVGEGEIVSLIGESGSGKTTIGKLILRLLKPTSGRILFRGEDIWSFDREKLRRYYYKNVQAVFQDPFASFNPLHKVDRVFDLVFRNFLRGVAPGEREELIKRSLESVGLNPGEVLGKYPHQLSGGQLQRILIARALLVEPSLLIADEAVSMLDASTRIDILNLLGEFRDKFGTSVIFITHDLALGYYISDKIVIMYRGRIVEWGDAERVFGNPLHPYTRMLLESVPDLSVRWEFKGIEPEREEERVYEIKGCRFAPRCPYARKECYEKPPQTIEIEKNHHVACYLYLKG; from the coding sequence GTGCTTGAGTTGGAGCATGTGACTAAGGTTTTCACTTCAGGCTTGTTTGGTGGTTATGAGGTTAGAGCAGTTGATGATGTTAGTTTTGAGGTTGGTGAGGGTGAGATTGTTAGTTTGATTGGGGAGAGTGGTAGTGGTAAGACTACTATTGGGAAGTTGATTCTTAGGTTGTTGAAGCCTACTTCGGGTAGGATTTTGTTTAGGGGTGAGGATATTTGGAGTTTTGATAGGGAAAAGTTGAGGAGGTATTATTATAAGAATGTTCAAGCCGTCTTTCAGGATCCTTTCGCTAGTTTTAACCCCTTGCATAAGGTTGATAGGGTTTTTGATTTGGTTTTTAGGAATTTTTTGAGGGGTGTTGCTCCTGGGGAGAGGGAAGAATTGATCAAGAGGAGTTTGGAGAGTGTTGGTTTGAATCCTGGTGAGGTTTTGGGGAAGTATCCTCACCAGTTGAGTGGTGGGCAGTTGCAAAGAATATTAATTGCTAGGGCTTTGCTTGTTGAGCCTTCTCTTTTAATTGCTGATGAGGCCGTTTCCATGCTTGATGCTTCTACTAGGATTGATATTCTTAACTTGTTGGGGGAGTTTAGGGATAAGTTTGGTACTTCCGTGATTTTTATTACTCATGATTTGGCCTTGGGTTATTATATTAGTGATAAGATTGTTATTATGTATAGGGGTAGGATTGTGGAGTGGGGTGATGCTGAGAGGGTTTTTGGGAATCCCCTGCATCCTTACACTAGGATGCTCTTGGAGAGTGTTCCTGATTTGAGTGTTAGGTGGGAGTTTAAGGGTATTGAGCCTGAGAGGGAGGAGGAGAGGGTTTACGAGATTAAGGGTTGTAGGTTTGCTCCAAGGTGCCCTTACGCGAGAAAAGAATGCTACGAAAAACCCCCACAAACAATAGAAATAGAAAAAAACCACCATGTAGCATGCTACCTCTATTTAAAGGGGTGA
- a CDS encoding sulfite exporter TauE/SafE family protein, which yields MLDLLLKSLITGLITGTLAAMFGLGGGFLLVPTLNILGVEIHHAIGTSSASIIFTALSSSYAYYKQKKIYYDIGIALASTAVIGAYIGAWLTSIISPSKLKVIFGITLIFVAYRMIKKKPAEEVKEKVRERRKWVPIGGFFSGVLSGLLGVGGGIINVPFLTWLGVPIHNAVATSSFAIIFTSTSSAIKHYLLGNVELYWLPLLVPGLIVGAQIGARIAKKTKARSLKNGFAIVMLILAIRMILKGLGYNVP from the coding sequence ATGCTAGATCTACTCTTAAAATCCCTAATAACTGGGCTAATCACGGGAACGCTAGCCGCGATGTTCGGCCTCGGTGGAGGATTTCTGCTCGTACCTACCTTAAATATCCTGGGAGTTGAGATACATCACGCCATAGGAACCTCAAGTGCGAGCATAATCTTCACAGCTTTAAGCTCATCCTACGCCTATTATAAGCAGAAGAAGATATACTATGACATCGGTATTGCACTCGCAAGCACGGCGGTTATCGGGGCTTACATAGGAGCCTGGCTTACATCAATAATCTCACCCAGCAAGTTAAAGGTAATCTTTGGAATTACCCTGATATTCGTGGCCTATAGAATGATTAAGAAAAAACCTGCAGAGGAAGTTAAGGAGAAGGTAAGGGAAAGGAGGAAGTGGGTTCCCATAGGGGGCTTTTTCTCTGGAGTACTTAGCGGATTACTTGGCGTTGGAGGAGGGATTATAAACGTCCCATTCCTAACTTGGCTCGGTGTGCCGATACATAACGCCGTTGCAACTTCGAGCTTTGCAATAATCTTTACCTCAACAAGCAGTGCGATAAAGCACTACCTCCTGGGAAACGTTGAACTCTACTGGTTACCCCTCCTAGTTCCAGGGTTAATAGTTGGGGCCCAAATAGGGGCGAGAATAGCTAAAAAGACGAAAGCTAGATCCTTAAAGAACGGCTTCGCAATAGTCATGCTAATACTCGCGATAAGAATGATACTAAAGGGACTCGGATACAACGTTCCATGA
- a CDS encoding DUF835 domain-containing protein, translating to MSPLSLGFAMIITIGIKLTGSAFLGRVYYRTRRKSSVVLSLALALYALNTLSDLLKNYFLNQLFLALSSACFFMALYYLEAEEEKAVPSKTLYLTLSLTPLLITIYVWLLERVIPTSETWSIVGVSWGISGFFILASGVSILKLRDIFGNRILWLSASLIAIGAHEMDYPFLRPIKWFAPIGFLLAATFVVLLVYGIFLVFGSEVYFKRKSPGKISIKLKPGSMIMNMEEFKAISPSLQNFPVLAFVRHLKTPETWYSYFVTRARSDGGAVDPMNLPRIIELSRKYFQSVERGVVVIDCLEYLVLYNGFENTAKHLAILRDYATVNNGTLILITSKEAWGEKEWSLLVRMFS from the coding sequence ATGAGCCCGTTGAGTTTAGGGTTCGCAATGATTATAACGATAGGTATTAAGCTTACCGGTTCAGCGTTTTTGGGGAGGGTGTACTATCGCACGAGGAGGAAGTCTTCAGTGGTGCTTAGTCTAGCGTTAGCCCTATATGCCCTTAATACCCTCTCCGATCTCCTTAAAAATTACTTTCTCAATCAACTCTTCCTAGCCCTATCTTCTGCTTGTTTCTTTATGGCCCTCTATTACCTTGAAGCCGAAGAAGAAAAGGCAGTCCCTTCGAAAACCCTGTATCTCACGCTATCCCTAACCCCCCTATTAATCACCATATATGTTTGGCTACTCGAGAGGGTCATACCAACCTCAGAAACTTGGAGTATAGTTGGAGTTAGCTGGGGAATTTCGGGCTTTTTCATTCTTGCTTCTGGAGTTTCGATCCTAAAGCTTAGGGATATATTTGGGAACAGGATCCTTTGGCTTTCTGCTTCTCTAATAGCTATAGGAGCTCATGAAATGGATTATCCATTTTTGAGACCAATAAAATGGTTTGCTCCAATAGGATTCCTGCTGGCTGCAACCTTCGTTGTGCTTCTGGTCTATGGTATATTCTTAGTCTTTGGAAGTGAAGTCTACTTCAAGAGGAAATCTCCTGGAAAGATATCTATCAAGTTAAAGCCTGGGAGCATGATAATGAACATGGAGGAATTCAAGGCTATATCGCCTTCACTTCAAAACTTCCCAGTGCTTGCATTCGTTAGGCATTTGAAGACTCCAGAAACATGGTACTCCTATTTCGTTACCAGAGCTAGAAGCGATGGGGGAGCAGTTGATCCTATGAACCTTCCCAGGATAATTGAACTTTCCAGAAAGTACTTCCAATCAGTTGAAAGGGGAGTGGTGGTCATAGATTGCCTGGAATACTTAGTATTATACAATGGCTTTGAGAATACGGCTAAACACTTAGCCATCTTAAGAGATTATGCGACGGTAAACAATGGGACCCTGATCTTAATAACGAGTAAGGAAGCTTGGGGGGAGAAGGAATGGTCCCTTCTAGTTAGAATGTTCTCTTAG
- a CDS encoding serine/threonine-protein kinase RIO2 — translation MVSKLLALEAYPKLKDIDFRLLRAVELKMRYYRWVPLEEIAKFARMDIESASYRLGKLDDFGLVVRRSDMGYIGYQLTIHGYDALAIRSFAKKGIIEAISTTQIGVGKDADVYVALTPSGEKVAVKFNRIGERTSARKAGYHSDVFADKHHKSWLYVSRLIAKKEHEALVLLSPFAKVPKPIAWNRHAIVMEYISGVELAELRDNDLTEEEAEEILGKILDEYEKIVKFGIVHGDMSEFNVVLTDDNDILIIDWAQYLTCANPESLELLKRDITVLLNAFRRRWGVKRDFEEEWERFYEAWLIGRKEVED, via the coding sequence GTGGTGAGTAAATTACTAGCCCTTGAAGCTTATCCAAAGCTTAAGGATATAGACTTCAGGCTGCTAAGGGCCGTAGAGCTGAAGATGAGGTACTATAGGTGGGTTCCCCTTGAGGAGATAGCAAAGTTCGCAAGGATGGATATTGAAAGCGCGAGCTATAGATTAGGAAAGCTTGACGACTTTGGATTGGTCGTGAGGAGAAGTGACATGGGTTATATAGGATATCAACTAACGATACACGGTTACGATGCGTTGGCAATTAGAAGCTTTGCCAAGAAAGGGATCATAGAGGCCATAAGCACGACTCAAATTGGAGTTGGAAAGGATGCCGACGTATACGTAGCCCTAACGCCCTCAGGAGAGAAAGTAGCCGTAAAGTTTAACAGGATAGGGGAGAGAACCAGTGCCAGGAAGGCCGGTTACCATAGCGATGTTTTTGCCGATAAGCATCATAAGAGCTGGTTATACGTTTCAAGGTTAATAGCGAAAAAAGAGCATGAAGCCCTAGTGTTATTAAGTCCCTTCGCGAAGGTTCCAAAGCCAATAGCCTGGAACAGGCATGCGATAGTCATGGAGTACATAAGCGGTGTCGAGCTTGCTGAGCTTAGGGATAACGATCTAACTGAAGAAGAGGCCGAGGAGATACTCGGAAAGATCTTGGACGAATACGAGAAGATAGTAAAGTTTGGCATAGTCCACGGAGATATGAGCGAGTTCAACGTTGTGCTCACGGATGATAATGATATACTCATAATTGACTGGGCCCAGTATTTAACTTGCGCAAATCCCGAGAGTTTGGAACTGCTTAAAAGGGATATAACGGTGCTTCTCAACGCGTTTAGGAGGAGATGGGGAGTTAAAAGGGATTTCGAGGAGGAGTGGGAGAGATTTTATGAGGCCTGGCTGATAGGAAGGAAGGAGGTTGAGGACTAA
- a CDS encoding AAA family ATPase, giving the protein MGVEKTIVGIAGKIAAGKTTVAKFLEELGFCRISCSEPLLDILTGNVSEYSWVPEVNFKGEPTRENLIELGRLLKEKYGEDILIRLAIDKLRRCKNIAIDGVRSLGEVEAIKRMGGIIIYIEARAEVRFERLRKRCSEKDRGIKTLQDLLRFDEWEERLYSTTNIKEKADFVILNEGSLEELKKKVREILREHSN; this is encoded by the coding sequence ATGGGGGTGGAAAAGACGATAGTCGGTATCGCGGGAAAAATAGCAGCTGGAAAGACTACAGTTGCAAAGTTCCTAGAAGAGCTTGGCTTCTGTAGGATAAGCTGTAGCGAGCCCCTCTTAGATATATTAACAGGAAACGTAAGCGAATATTCCTGGGTTCCAGAAGTTAATTTCAAGGGAGAACCCACAAGGGAAAACCTGATAGAGCTTGGTAGGCTGCTTAAGGAAAAGTATGGGGAGGATATCCTGATAAGGTTAGCCATAGACAAGCTGAGGAGGTGCAAGAATATAGCGATAGATGGAGTAAGATCCCTGGGAGAAGTTGAAGCCATTAAAAGGATGGGAGGAATAATAATTTACATAGAAGCGAGGGCCGAAGTCAGGTTTGAAAGGTTAAGGAAGAGATGTTCAGAAAAAGATAGGGGGATCAAAACCCTCCAGGATCTCCTGAGATTTGACGAGTGGGAAGAAAGGCTTTACAGTACCACTAACATAAAGGAGAAGGCCGATTTTGTTATCTTAAACGAAGGGAGCTTGGAAGAACTAAAAAAGAAGGTTAGAGAAATACTAAGAGAACATTCTAACTAG
- a CDS encoding ABC transporter ATP-binding protein, which produces MILLRVRNLRIYYSTPRGFVKAVDGVSFEVKKGEVFGIAGESGCGKSTLVHSLILRKPPMTHKGGKAIFKGKDLMKLSREEARKIQYKELSIIPQYAMNALNPTKKIKDIVWDLAREHGMQDKKEVEKLLKERLSMVKLSPKVAEMYPVELSGGMRQRATMVVSTLLNPDLLIADEVTSALDVTTQRVVIELLHHFMEEGIVKSIIFVTHDLALLRQIADRVMIMYAGKVVEIGSMEEVLESPAHPYTQLLLNSLPRMGVHYKRERLRGIPGYPISLLNPPEGCRFYTRCPYAMQVCREVEPELVEVSPGHYAACHLLGGGSRA; this is translated from the coding sequence GTGATTTTGCTTAGGGTTAGGAATCTTAGGATTTATTACTCGACTCCTAGGGGTTTCGTGAAAGCTGTTGATGGGGTTAGTTTTGAAGTCAAAAAGGGGGAAGTGTTTGGAATTGCTGGCGAGAGTGGTTGTGGGAAGTCAACCCTAGTCCACTCCCTAATCCTAAGAAAACCACCAATGACGCACAAGGGTGGGAAGGCAATCTTCAAGGGGAAAGACTTAATGAAACTCTCCAGGGAGGAGGCTAGAAAAATCCAGTACAAGGAGTTATCAATAATCCCACAATACGCAATGAATGCATTAAACCCAACCAAGAAAATCAAGGATATAGTTTGGGATTTGGCAAGAGAGCACGGAATGCAGGATAAAAAAGAGGTTGAAAAACTCTTGAAAGAGAGGTTAAGCATGGTGAAACTCTCGCCAAAGGTTGCTGAAATGTATCCAGTAGAGTTGAGTGGTGGAATGAGGCAGAGGGCTACAATGGTAGTCTCAACCCTCCTAAACCCAGACTTACTAATTGCTGATGAAGTAACGTCAGCATTAGATGTGACAACGCAGAGGGTAGTGATAGAATTACTCCATCACTTCATGGAAGAGGGGATTGTGAAGTCAATAATTTTTGTCACGCACGATTTAGCATTATTGAGGCAGATAGCTGATAGGGTGATGATTATGTACGCTGGGAAGGTTGTTGAGATTGGAAGCATGGAGGAGGTTCTAGAATCTCCAGCTCACCCGTACACTCAACTCCTTTTGAATTCTCTCCCGAGAATGGGTGTTCATTATAAGAGGGAGAGGCTTCGTGGGATTCCTGGTTACCCGATTAGTCTCTTGAATCCTCCTGAGGGTTGTAGGTTTTATACTCGTTGTCCTTATGCTATGCAAGTGTGTCGTGAGGTTGAGCCTGAATTAGTTGAAGTTTCCCCAGGGCATTACGCTGCTTGTCACTTGCTTGGGGGTGGTTCTCGTGCTTGA